The following coding sequences lie in one Lolium perenne isolate Kyuss_39 chromosome 2, Kyuss_2.0, whole genome shotgun sequence genomic window:
- the LOC127334932 gene encoding protein TIC 40, chloroplastic, translating to MESLVLASSCSASPLLAAARRPSRPLAAAAAAAPLSSAAGRRGPARRPRLVFSAASRGSRNVFDGLNTKGFASVSSSTSSQNTSTGTGTLPPMPPPSSYIGSPVFWIGIGVALSAAFSMVSSMVKKYAMEQVFKSMMTQAQPNTFGAANSPFPFSMPQQAGPTAPISYPYSGPRKSTPTKGATVDVSATDVAATGTLEASDVAETSKPSKKFAFVDVSPEELLQKELQSSLETVDVKSDSAKSEIKEDTEQQVFTNGAAFKPNEDSSTGPTESSKPGPMLSVDTIEKMMEDPAVQKMVYPYLPEEMRNPDSFKWMLQNPVYRQQLEEMMSNMGASPDQWDNRMVDHLKNFDLSSPEVRQQFAQVGMTPEEVVSKIMANPEVAVAFQNPKIQTAIMDCSQNPLNIVKYQNDQEVMDVFMKISQIFPQING from the exons ATGGAGAGCCTCGTCCTCGCCTCCTCCTGCTCCGCCTCtcccctcctcgccgccgcccgccgcccctcgcggcccctcgccgccgccgccgccgccgcgccgctctCTTCCGCCGCCGGGCGGAGGGGACCCGCCAGGAGGCCCAGGCTCGTCTTCTCCGCCGCGTCCCGCGGATCTAGGAATG TTTTCGATGGACTCAACACAAAGGGCTTCGCGAGCGTCTCGTCTTCAACAAGCAGTCAGAATACGTCAACAGGAACTGGTACCCTGCCTCCCATGCCGCCCCCGTCATCCTATAT CGGTTCACCCGTCTTCTGGATCGGAATTGGTGTGGCATTATCTGCGGCATTCTCGATG GTCTCGTCAATGGTAAAG AAATATGCAATGGAACAAGTATTCAAATCGATGATGACACAGGCACAACCAAACACCTTTGGCGCAGCAAACTCGCCATTCCCATTTTCCATGCCACAGCAGGCAGGCCCCACAGCACCAATCAGTTACCCATACTCTGGACCAAGAAAAAGTACGCCTACAAAAGGTGCAACTGTTGATGTTTCAGCTACTGATGTGGCGGCGACTGGAACTTTGGAAGCGTCCGATGTGGCCGAAACATCAAAACCGTCAAAGAAATTTG CCTTCGTTGATGTTTCTCCGGAAGAATTGCTGCAAAAGGAGCTTCAATCTTCATTGGAGACAGTTGATGTAAAAAGTGATAGCGCTAAAAGTGAAATTAAGGAGGATACGGAGCAACAA GTTTTTACAAATGGAGCTGCTTTTAAGCCTAATGAAGATTCCTCTACTGGGCCAACTGAATCCA GTAAGCCAGGGCCTATGCTATCTGTGGATACGATTGAGAAAATGATGGAAGATCCAGCTGTGCAGAAGATGGTTTACCC CTACTTGCCCGAGGAGATGAGGAACCCAGATTCATTCAAGT GGATGCTTCAGAACCCGGTGTACCGCCAGCAATTGGAGGAAATGAT GAGCAACATGGGTGCATCTCCTGATCAATGGGATAACCGCATGGTTGATCACTTGAAGAACTTCGACCTTAGCAGTCCTGAAGTAAGGCAGCAGTTTG CGCAAGTTGGCATGACTCCGGAGGAAGTAGTGTCGAAAATAATGGCAAACCCAGAAGTTGCTGTTGCATTTcagaatccaaaaattcaaacggCCATCATGGAT TGCTCCCAGAACCCTCTGAATATTGTAAAATACCAAAATGACCAAGAG GTCATGGATGTTTTTATGAAGATATCACAAATCTTCCCCCAAATTAATGGCTAG
- the LOC127334936 gene encoding uncharacterized protein, giving the protein MQRYGLQLRKKPAASSSSRPAPPARPLAAFADDGDNDVEADILRQSSKKRALQKVEELQKKAIEEDPSVFAYDEVYDDMKEKAARPKMQAKVVRQSKYIEALKEKAEQRKREQDIVYERKLQKERSKEDHLFSDKDKFVTSAYRKKLEEEKKWQEEERRRLIQEERDDVTKKKDLSDFYFGLAKNVAFGARTHDEAAEPEKLDTKADDIQASKSDAEGSARSPKRRRESSEGSEKAHESKSAEEPATTVPKDSAAARSTEKDADASAAASQASQSTQPAPITDEHYKRSSDALAAARERALARKRAKEQLI; this is encoded by the exons ATGCAGAGGTACGGGCTGCAGCTCCGCAAGAAGCCGGCGGCGTCCTCGTCGTCGCGACCGGCCCCGCCGGCGCGCCCCCTGGCGGCATTCGCCGACGACGGAGACAACGACGTCGAGGCCGACATCCTCCGGCAGTCATCCAAGAAGCGCGCCCTCCAGAAG GTGGAGGAGCTGCAGAAGAAGGCCATCGAGGAGGATCCCTCGGTGTTTGCCTACGATGAGGTGTACGATGATATGAAGGAGAAGGCCGCTCGCCCCAAGATGCAGGCCAAGGTCGTTCGCCAG TCAAAGTACATTGAAGCACTCAAGGAGAAAGCAGAACAACGTAAGCGAGAGCAGGACATAGTGTATGAGAGGAAGCTTCAGAAAGAGAGGAGCAAGGAAGACCACCTGTTTAGTGACAAAGACAAATTTGTAACATCTGCGTACAGGAAGaaacttgaggaggagaaaaaatgGCAGGAGGAAGAAAGACGGCGGCTGATTCAAGAAGAaagggatgat GTTACTAAAAAGAAAGACTTGAGTGACTTTTACTTTGGACTTGCTAAGAATGTTGCTTTCGGTGCACGCACGCATGATGAGGCTGCTGAACCTGAAAAGCTGGACACTAAAGCAGATGATATTCAAGCTAGCAAGTCTGACGCCGAAGGATCTGCCCGTTCTCCTAAGCGCAGGAGGGAATCCTCTGAAGGATCAGAGAAAGCACACGAAAGTAAAAGTGCGGAAGAACCTGCAACAACTGTACCGAAGGATTCAGCAGCTGCTCGATCTACTGAGAAAGATGCCGATGCATCAGCGGctgcttcacaagcttcacagagTACTCAGCCAGCACCAATCACAGATGAGCACTACAAGAGGAGTAGCGACGCACTTGCTGCGGCCAGAGAACGAGCCCTGGCTCGTAAGAGAGCGAAGGAGCAGCTAATATGA
- the LOC127334935 gene encoding serine/threonine-protein kinase-like protein CCR4 has protein sequence MSPNLSRSPLPLLALLLCLASRAAASSSFPLPTIAIAAVGTNTTSPHHLACGLVSTGTGYQLSCASVSNRSASPRNYGYGGGSSTPFSAIVAGDGYLCSVGPTSSPPMSMRWWDLNGSDDLSKRVYRGAGLSAVAGGGEYVCALVDNKIKCWRWAWGALPEDVGFSAMAVGGRFVCGLVVGTGEVKCYGDGDAVGREPRGRHMLISAGERHACAVNHAGMLGCWGETAAIAAAAPPKLIRAVSTVAVGDALTCVLWGNWTASCWPEEVPPELAQQQFVALEAKGKVVCGVLMSDYALVCWGGGVATGVSKVFDKVLPGPCAPSKSCPCGVWSGSAPLCGVGGGAAICYPCGYTPPLMARTPTSNSSEWTPHVRKKRRPSDLVIAMISVGIGSGLVALFAAFLVAYCLRRRSRSRSSASQDSGRIHAEPAITPAPRVPRRLSMLLSKGPNTTVEQFPLAALRAATDVFSPTHRIGSGSFGAVYRASLPDGREVAIKRAERRDTGASSSAAAAAARRVNHESAFISELSLLSRLNHKNLVRLLGFCADGGEHILVYEFMRNGTLHDHLHKRPAPLSPPLASWPSRLRLALGAARGIEYLHTYAVPPIIHRDIKSSNILLDGSWSAKVSDFGLSLLKNLGTGDNAAGDDAPCVTAGTVGYMDPEYYRLQRLTDKSDVYSFGVLLLELLSGCKVIQRYEGSGTPKNVVEMAVPYIEADRVHRVLDIRLPLPTPGEMEAVAYVGYLAADCVRLPGHDRPSMSEVVGVLERSVAACEEYEDGGEAALSRSCTDGSTTM, from the coding sequence ATGTCTCCCAATCTTTCACGCTCACCTCTACCCCTGCTCGCTCTCCTCCTCTGCCTCGCATCccgagccgccgcctcctcctccttcccCCTCCCCACCATCGCCATCGCCGCCGTCGGCACCAACACCACCTCCCCGCACCACCTCGCCTGCGGCCTCGTGTCCACCGGCACGGGCTACCAGCTCTCCTGCGCCAGCGTGTCCAACCGCTCCGCTAGCCCCCGCAACTATGGATACGGCGGCGGCAGCAGCACGCCCTTCTCGGccatcgtcgccggcgacggctaCCTCTGCTCCGTTGGGCCCACTTCGTCGCCGCCAATGTCCATGCGGTGGTGGGATTTGAATGGCAGCGATGACTTGTCCAAGAGGGTGTACAGGGGAGCAGGGCTGTCCGCCGTGGCGGGCGGCGGGGAGTATGTGTGCGCCCTCGTGGATAACAAGATCAAGTGCTGGAGGTGGGCATGGGGGGCCCTGCCAGAAGACGTGGGTTTCTCGGCGATGGCCGtcggcggtcggttcgtctgcggGCTGGTGGTCGGGACAGGGGAGGTCAAGTGTTACGGCGATGGCGACGCGGTCGGCCGGGAGCCGAGGGGCAGGCACATGCTGATCTCCGCCGGCGAGAGGCACGCCTGCGCCGTCAATCACGCTGGTATGCTGGGGTGCTGGGGAGAGACAGCGGCTATCGCGGCCGCGGCGCCACCGAAGCTCATTCGCGCGGTGTCCACGGTGGCCGTGGGCGACGCGCTCACGTGCGTGCTGTGGGGGAACTGGACCGCCTCCTGCTGGCCGGAGGAAGTGCCGCCGGAGCTGGCGCAGCAGCAGTTCGTGGCGCTCGAGGCGAAGGGGAAGGTGGTGTGCGGGGTGCTCATGTCCGACTACGCGCTCGTGTGCTGGGGCGGAGGCGTCGCGACCGGGGTGAGCAAGGTGTTCGACAAGGTTCTGCCTGGTCCGTGCGCGCCATCCAAGTCGTGCCCGTGCGGCGTCTGGTCGGGCTCCGCTCCGCTctgcggcgtcggcggcggcgctgcCATCTGCTACCCCTGCGGCTACACTCCTCCCCTGATGGCGCGCACGCCAACGTCTAACTCGTCAGAGTGGACACCTCACGTCAGGAAGAAGCGGCGGCCGAGCGATCTCGTGATCGCAATGATCAGCGTTGGAATTGGTTCAGGCCTCGTGGCACTCTTCGCCGCGTTCTTGGTCGCTTACTGCCTGCGCCGGCGCAGCCGCAGCCGCAGCAGCGCCTCTCAGGATTCCGGGCGCATCCACGCGGAGCCGGCGATAACCCCGGCGCCGCGCGTGCCACGCCGGCTCAGCATGCTGCTCTCCAAGGGCCCGAACACGACGGTGGAGCAGTTCCCCCTGGCGGCGCTCCGGGCCGCCACGGACGTCTTCTCGCCAACCCACCGCATCGGGTCCGGCAGCTTCGGCGCCGTATACCGCGCGTCCCTCCCCGACGGTCGCGAGGTCGCCATCAAGCGCGCGGAGCGGCGCGACACCGGCGCCtcgtcctccgccgccgctgcgGCGGCGCGTCGCGTCAACCACGAGTCGGCCTTCATCTCCGAGCTCTCGCTCCTCTCGCGGCTGAACCACAAGAACCTGGTCCGCCTCCTCGGATTCTGCGCCGACGGCGGCGAGCACATACTCGTGTACGAGTTCATGCGCAACGGCACCCTCCACGACCACCTCCACAAGCGCCCCGCCCCGCTCTCCCCGCCGCTCGCCTCCTGGCCGTCCCGCCTCCGCCTCGCCCTCGGCGCCGCGCGCGGCATCGAGTACCTGCACACCTACGCCGTGCCCCCCATCATCCACCGCGACATCAAATCCTCCAACATCCTCCTCGACGGCTCCTGGTCCGCCAAGGTCTCCGACTTCGGCCTGTCGCTGCTCAAGAACCTGGGCACCGGAGACAATGCCGCCGGCGACGACGCACCGTGCGTCACGGCCGGGACGGTGGGGTACATGGACCCGGAGTACTACCGGCTGCAGCGGCTGACGGACAAGAGCGACGTGTACAGCTTCGGGGTGCTGCTGCTGGAGCTGCTGTCCGGGTGCAAGGTGATCCAGAGGTACGAGGGGAGCGGCACGCCCAAGAACGTCGTCGAGATGGCCGTGCCCTACATCGAGGCGGACCGCGTGCACCGGGTGCTCGACATCCGGCTGCCGCTGCCGACGCCGGGGGAGATGGAGGCCGTCGCCTACGTCGGGTACCTGGCCGCGGATTGCGTCCGGCTGCCCGGACACGATCGGCCATCCATGAGCGAGGTTGTCGGAGTGCTCGAGCGGTCCGTGGCGGCATGCGAAGAGTATGAGGACGGCGGCGAGGCAGCGCTGTCGCGGTCGTGCACGGATGGGTCGACGACAATGTGA